The Pelagicoccus enzymogenes region ACGATAGGAGAGAGAATGATCAAGTCCACTCCCTGGGCCACGAAGCTGCGGATCGCTCGGATCTGGTTCTCCTGCTTGCCCTCGCCCGAAGAGAACTTGAAGTCCACGCCGCGCTTGGCTGCTTCCCTCTGCATGGAATCCGTGTTGGCCGTTCGCCAAACACTCTCCGCACCCACCTGGGCGAAACCAATTTTCAACTTCTTTTCGGCGGAGTCACCACCGCCTCCGCAGCCGGAGAGAAAAACGCTCGCCAGCATCAGCGAGGGTGCAACAAAACGAGTTAGCATGGGCACGAGGCCAAAAAGACGAAAGTTCATTACTTAAGGTCAGGGTTGGTATTGTAAGGGTAGATCGCCAAATAGGAAGCGGCGACGGTGAAACCAGAGTGCTTCCACCTCCGCATACATCCAATCCGAGAATTACTTAACAGTAAAGCCTCTGTTAAATTGGCGGTTGCAACGCTTGCGCGCTTATTGGTTACAGTCGAACGCTCGCGAGCGATTTCGATACCTACCCTTATACCGAACCAATACCAGCAATGAACCGACTGACCCAAACCCTCGCGGTCCTTGGAGTGGCTGCGCTTAGTCCCATGGCATACCCCAACCACCACGAATCCCCGTCCCCTATTTCCATCGACCTCGACCACACGGGAGACCCCATCAACCCTTTCATCTACGGGCAATTTATCGAGCACCTCGGACGCTGCGTCTACGGCGGAATCTGGGCCGAAATGCTGGAGGATCGCAAGTTCTACTTCCCCATAACCGAAGACTACAATCCCTACAAAAGCCTGCAAGACACCCAGTTTCCCGTGGTCGGCGCCTCGCCTTGGCAAATCCTCGGTGCCCCCACTGGGCTGCAAATGACCACCGCCGAATCCTTCGTCGGCCAGTACACCCCCGCCCTTGCCGCCGGCACCGCCATCCGCCAGCACGACCTCGCCATCGTCTCCGGGCAATCTTACGACGGCTACATTTGGCTGCGCAACGCCGGCTCCGAACGCAGCACCGTGGAAGTCAGCTTATCCCCCAACGCCCAAGGCAAGAACGCCCAGAGCGCGACCTTCACCGTGCCGGAAGGCGAGTATCAAAAATTTCCCTACACCTTCACCGCCTCCACTGACAGCGACAAGGCGAGCCTCACCGTAGGGGTCACCTCCGGGCACGTCCTGGTCGGCACCCTCTCCCTCATGCCCGCTGACAACATCCGCGGCATGCGGGCCGATACTCTCGCACTCCTCAAGGAGCTCGACTCCCCTATCTACCGCTGGCCGGGCGGCAACTTCGTCTCCGGCTACAACTGGCGCGACGGCATAGGCGACCGCGACCGCCGCCCTCCACGTAAAAACCCAGCCTGGACCGGCATCGAGCACAACGACTTCGGCACCGACGAGTTCATCGACTTCTGCCGCGAAATCGGCACCGAGCCCACCATCGCCGCCAACACCGGCTTCGGCGACGCCTATTCCGCCGCCCAGTGGGTCGAGTACTGCAACGCTACCGGCGATACTATCGGCGGCCAGTGGCGGGTCGACAACGGCAACTACGAGCCCTACAACGTCAAGTACTGGTGCGTCGGCAACGAAATGTGGGGCCCCTGGCAGCTCGGCTTCATGCAGCTCGACCATTACGTTCTCAAGCACAACGAAGTCGCCGACGCTATGCGAGCCGTGGACGACGAGCTCGTTCTAATCGGAGTCGGCGCCGTCGACCAGATCAACAAGGATCACGATCCCGCCCAAGCCGAGGCCAACAAGCTCTGGTCCGTCGGTATGATGGAAAAGTCCGCCGACCACATGGAAATGATCTCCGAACATTTCTACTCCGGCCAAACCCCTTGGACCCAGCAAGGCGAATTGCCCACCCTCGAGCACGTCGTGCTCATGCGCGACCAAATCCGCCGCATCACCAACGAGCACCGCCGCCTCCAACCCGAGATCGAGGCACTCAAAGGCAAGACCATGCCCATCGCCATGGACGAGTGGAACTACTGGCATCGCGACTACCAGTATGGCGAACTCGGCTGCGTCTACGACCTCAAGGACGCCCTCGGCACCGTCGTCGCCCTGCACGAATTCTACCGCCAAAGCGATCTCATCCAAATCGCCAACTACGCCCAAACCGTCAACGTCATCGGCTGTATCAAGACTTCCAAGACAGAAGCCGAATTCGCCACCACCGGTATCGCCCTCAAGCTCTACCGAGCCCAGTGGCAGCCCATTCCCGTGCAGCTGCCCGTCGACGCGCACGGACACCTCGACGTCGCCGCCTCCAAGTCGGAAGACGGCAAAGTCCTCACCATAAGCGTGGTCAACCCCACCGACAAGGCCGCCACCCTCGACCTCAACGGCCTTGACCTGCCCACCCGAGCCACTATTTGGACCATCACCGGGCCAGACCACCGCGCCCGCAACGCCCCTGGCAAGGAACGCCAAGTCGATGCCCTAGAAAGCAACGGCAATCCCCGTCAAGGCATCAAGGCCCCCGCCCTTAGCTCCGTCCTCTACCGCATCGAGCTTTAAGAGCGGCCTGCAGTTTCCCTCACCTACCAACGCCTCCCAGCCGGGAGGCGTTTTTCATGCAAGCTGCCGGAGCCTCGATCCAACAAGTCTTCGATGAAAGGACGGATACCACGCTAGGCTCCTCCTAGCTACACGCTTACACACCATTGGCGAAGGGCTAGATGTTTCGTGCCAATAATGCCCCCACCCAGTATCCATTTTCAGACGTGCTCAACCATAGCTCTGCTCGCCCCATACTTCGCTGTTTTGCTGAAGGCAGAAAACTTTCTTGAGCTGAAGAACCTTCGTTTCGAGACACTGGATTCGGCAACTGGGCTATCAGCGAGTTCCTTAAAATATCATCTAGGATGAATTGGGTTATCTCCGGGTCGGCACCGCCAATGGGCTGAACCGGTACGATGGACGAGAGTTCCAAACGTTTCAGCGAGACTAAGAGAAATCCCAAATTTCAAAGGTGGGAATCCAGCCCCCAACCTTGGTCCAGACCGCCCACGTGCAAACGAAAGCTAGAAAAGTTCATGGAGGCTGGCGCCAACTTCGTTTTGGGCAAACCCTTCAGCCCCGACGAACGACGCGTCGCTGTTGCTCATTCAATCGAACGCCCAGACGGACCCAGCCGGCAATAGCGTTGAACAAGGCCGTCACCCGCATAAGCCCATTTGAACAACGGCACTGGCGAGCCCTCGTCGCTAGCTTCAATTCCCTAGCGGAGCGAGGTCGCTGCTGAATGGACTCGCTGCCATTTCGAACGTATCCACATCGTCAGGACGCTTTGGATCGTAGCCCTCGAAATCGTCAATGATGTGTTTCGCGAGCGGCAGCTTGGCGTCGACGATCCCTTGCACTACACACTTCGCCAACTGGTAGGCTCCGTAGTTGTTGTGGTGGGTCGCGTCCTTGCCCCCCGCGCTGAAGGCCTTGGGAGCGTCTTCTTCGCCAAGGGCCTCGTAAAGCATGACGCTCATGCGCTGCAGATCAATCAACGACACTTTTTGCGCCTTGGCGACCTCCCGCATCGCCTTCGGGTAGTCCCCGAGCGTGCTCACAATCTTCCCTTTTTCGTCAAATCTACGCCGCTCCATGGAAGTGACAAGCACTGGAGTCGCTCCTCGCAAGCGGGCTTCCGCAATCAAAACGTTGAGGTAGGCCTTGTAGGTGGAATTTGCTTCTACGTAGGTCTGCGGCCACTGGCGCTTCTGGTCGTTGTGCGTGAATTGGATAAAAAGGTAGTCCCCCTCCTTCATATCCTGCAAAACCTTGGCAAGGCGGAGCCCTGTCATGAAGGACTTCATGGTCTCGCCAGACTCAGCATGATTAGCGACCGCTATTTCGCCTTCGAAAAAGCGCGGCAACATCTGCCCCCAGCTAGCTGCCGGCTCGTACGGTTGGTCCGTGACCGTGGAGTCTCCCACCAAGTAAACGGTGGGTACTGCCGCCGGTTCGATACGGATGGAACGAACGCTTGGAGCGGATCCGTTGAATTCGATTGTTAGCTTATCGTCCCAGTGCAGCTTGCCGATTTCTCGCTCATTGAGCACGACCGCCGTCCCGCCAGGGGCGAACTTTTCCGGAGGTACCAACTTCTCGTTACGAGTATTGGCGACTACACTACGCGTCACGAACTCACCCGGCTTGGTATCGACCTTCTCCAGCAGCAGGCGGCGCGACTCGACCTTCACCGTATTCGACGAAGCGCTTTGCTCGTCTCCAAATTCGATTTCCAAACGATAGTTTCCATCTTCCGCGGAGACGGAAAAATAGTACGCACCATTAGCCGATTCCGGACTTGTACCCAAATCATATCCGTATCCACTTTCCTGATCATAGGATTGGTCCGAGGCCACTTCGATATCGCCTCTACGAGTCGCGGCGGGGTCGAAGCTAAAACGCAAAACGTTCCCGCCGGCGAGGCTTACCGTCATATAGGCAGCGAGGGGATTAGGCTCCAGAGCCCGCAAGCCTTCGGCCACGCACTGAGCATTTAGGATTGCACCCTCCAAACTCGTATGGGTGTGGGCGTCTCCAAAAAGGGGATCCACGGCTTTCTTGCCCAAAGCGTCGTACTTGTCCGCAACCAAGCTGTTGAGATCGACGAAAGAAACGCCTTCCTGCTCAGCCACTTGCTCTGCCCAGTCGCGATAGCTGCCTACGCTGCGATTGATCTTCCCCTCCTCGTTCCAAGACTTTCTGGGAACCAGGGAACAAACGATCGGCGTCACTCCCATAGCTTCGGCAGTCTGGATGTACTGCCGCAGGTACCAACCGTAGGTGTGAACGACTTCGTGCTTGCCGGTAAGCATGTTGTCGATGGCTTCCGTTTCCTCGCCAATTCCCTTGATCGTTCCCCGCGCTCGCTTGGCGTCGTTGAGGGCGATGTTGTCATTGTGCCCGAACTGCATGATCAGGAAGTCGCCTTCCTTCATCATCCCTTTCACCCGCGGCCAGTAAGGACCGGTGAAAAAGGTACGGCTACTCAAGCCGCCCACCGCTCGATTGACCACGTTCACCTTCGATTCGTCGAAATGAAGATCCAAGAAAGCGCCCCAGCCCCATTGCCCGTTGGAGCCGTCTCCACGGCCGTTTCGCACCGTGGAGTCGCCGATAAGGAAAACTGTCGGC contains the following coding sequences:
- a CDS encoding alpha-L-arabinofuranosidase C-terminal domain-containing protein, whose product is MNRLTQTLAVLGVAALSPMAYPNHHESPSPISIDLDHTGDPINPFIYGQFIEHLGRCVYGGIWAEMLEDRKFYFPITEDYNPYKSLQDTQFPVVGASPWQILGAPTGLQMTTAESFVGQYTPALAAGTAIRQHDLAIVSGQSYDGYIWLRNAGSERSTVEVSLSPNAQGKNAQSATFTVPEGEYQKFPYTFTASTDSDKASLTVGVTSGHVLVGTLSLMPADNIRGMRADTLALLKELDSPIYRWPGGNFVSGYNWRDGIGDRDRRPPRKNPAWTGIEHNDFGTDEFIDFCREIGTEPTIAANTGFGDAYSAAQWVEYCNATGDTIGGQWRVDNGNYEPYNVKYWCVGNEMWGPWQLGFMQLDHYVLKHNEVADAMRAVDDELVLIGVGAVDQINKDHDPAQAEANKLWSVGMMEKSADHMEMISEHFYSGQTPWTQQGELPTLEHVVLMRDQIRRITNEHRRLQPEIEALKGKTMPIAMDEWNYWHRDYQYGELGCVYDLKDALGTVVALHEFYRQSDLIQIANYAQTVNVIGCIKTSKTEAEFATTGIALKLYRAQWQPIPVQLPVDAHGHLDVAASKSEDGKVLTISVVNPTDKAATLDLNGLDLPTRATIWTITGPDHRARNAPGKERQVDALESNGNPRQGIKAPALSSVLYRIEL
- a CDS encoding rhamnogalacturonan acetylesterase; translation: MIFSKSSYPLRLLGLLSLGVATLASLCLAQDPSEKLPRIFVAGDSTAAAGDGTDRVGWAAPFAEFFDAEKVEVQNRARGGRSSRTFITEGLWDDLLQEVEVGDVVLIQFGHNDGGAINREPEGSNRPLRARGSLPGLGDESEEILNAVTGKREIVYTYGHYMRKMIADTREKGATPVLLSLTARNLWKNGRLERGSGKYGYWTYLLAKELDVPFIDITNPVVDRFEPLGSKEALDVYFPKDYVHTGPEGALVNAETVVAGLKGLRPNPVEGWLSEKGEAVEPDTLSWLKLPIPADNQKPTVFLIGDSTVRNGRGDGSNGQWGWGAFLDLHFDESKVNVVNRAVGGLSSRTFFTGPYWPRVKGMMKEGDFLIMQFGHNDNIALNDAKRARGTIKGIGEETEAIDNMLTGKHEVVHTYGWYLRQYIQTAEAMGVTPIVCSLVPRKSWNEEGKINRSVGSYRDWAEQVAEQEGVSFVDLNSLVADKYDALGKKAVDPLFGDAHTHTSLEGAILNAQCVAEGLRALEPNPLAAYMTVSLAGGNVLRFSFDPAATRRGDIEVASDQSYDQESGYGYDLGTSPESANGAYYFSVSAEDGNYRLEIEFGDEQSASSNTVKVESRRLLLEKVDTKPGEFVTRSVVANTRNEKLVPPEKFAPGGTAVVLNEREIGKLHWDDKLTIEFNGSAPSVRSIRIEPAAVPTVYLVGDSTVTDQPYEPAASWGQMLPRFFEGEIAVANHAESGETMKSFMTGLRLAKVLQDMKEGDYLFIQFTHNDQKRQWPQTYVEANSTYKAYLNVLIAEARLRGATPVLVTSMERRRFDEKGKIVSTLGDYPKAMREVAKAQKVSLIDLQRMSVMLYEALGEEDAPKAFSAGGKDATHHNNYGAYQLAKCVVQGIVDAKLPLAKHIIDDFEGYDPKRPDDVDTFEMAASPFSSDLAPLGN